GTCTACTGCAATGAGGAAGCCTTTTTCTTCTGCAGGTGCCGGATCAGTCTGTAAATCCCGAAAACAGCCAGCAGTCCTGCTGTGACCAGCAGGGTTTCATTGGTATATTCGACGAGCTTGTTTCCATAGAACGAGAGCAGAACGATTCTGGGAATCACTGCGATCAGAGTGCAGATCGCGAATGGGAGGAGCGGAAGACGGGTGATCCCTGCGGCAATCGAGAAGACCTTGAAAGGAACTACAGGGACCAGTCTTCCGATCAGCACGCTCTGGATCCCGTATTTCCGGGCAAAGGCTTCCGCCTGTTCCAGATGATGCGGGGTGATGAAAATGTATTTTCCGAATCTGAGGATCACGGGTTTGGCGCCCAGCAGGCCGATGTAATATCCCACAATCCCGCCCAGGGTCGAGCCGAGGGACCCATAGATCGTGATCGATTTGAGCGGAATGCCGGCCATTCCGGCCCCGATGATGATGGCTTCCGAAGGGATCGGGACTATGCAGGATTCCAGGAACATCGCGATGAAAACCCCAAGATCGCCCATGCTTCTGACCAGATCAAGTAATTGGTGCTGCAAGGAGTCAAACATGGTTTCCCGTTCAGAATATAGTTTTCAGGTCATGCAGGAGAAAAATAAGCAGCACCAGGAGGATAGTGGCGAAAACGAGATTCCGGTAAAAATCCAGGGGGTGCATTTTCATGGATCTATTCTATCATCATCGGGTTTAAAGAGCATTATTTATCGTTTTTTTCACTTCCCCAGCCTGATCAGGTGATAAAGATACTTTTTCAGGATCAGCTTTCCCCTTGGTTCCTTTGAGAAAAGAGTGAACAGAAGGGACGGCAGAACCTTGCCGATCAGGTGAGAATCAGGCAGCATTCCGATCAGACTGGACTTGAGAATCAGGCGGACGATTTTTCTGGGTAAGAGCGGCAGCCAGCCGAAGACAATGCGCAGGCTGTCCAGCCTTTTCCGCTGATTCCTGTCTTCGATGCTGCCATGCTGTTCAAATGATTCGGATTCTCCGGCCAGGATTTTCGCTTTCAGCCCTGGCTCAAGCATCCCCATTTTTTCCGCAATCCCGCTGATTTCAGTGCCAGGGTAATAAGTGATGAAAAAAGGCAGCAGCCTGTGCGGGCGGAAAACATTATAGATTTTGAGCGCCAGCAGCTGGGATTGAAAATCATCCCCAGGGAGCCCCAGGATATGGTCGATGTTGTATGGAATTCCTGATTCATGCAGAGCTTTGAGCGCCTGGACAATCTCAGAATTGGTCTCAAATCTCCTCAGATATTGCCTGCGTACTTTCCGATTCAGGGTCTGCACTCCGATCTCAATCTGTACGCAGCCGGCAGAGCGCAACATTTCAAGTTCTTCCGGACGGGTGGTTTTCGGATGCGTCACGCAGATAAATGGGAGCCGGATTTTTTTCCGGTATGCTGTGCAGAATTCCCTGACCCGTTCCGTGTCGCCGGTAAAAATCTCATCCTCAATCACCAGTGCCTTGTAATTCCATTTTTTTTGAGCCCGGACGAGTTCTTCCATTACATTGGCGATGCTCCGCCTGCGCAGCATGCCAGGCTCTGCCGGGTAAATCCTTTTCAGGCTGTTGTTGTTGCAGTAGGTGCAGGAATAAGGGCAGCCGCGGGAAGTAATGATTGGATAGACATCTTTGAAATAGGGGGCTTTTTCGTAAAAAAGTTCATGGTCAGGAAAGGGAAGCGAATCCAGGTCTCTGATCAGCGGCCTGGGCTGGTTGCGAAAATTTTTACCCCAGATGTTGGAAATTCTGGAGGGGTCCTGTTTTTCTGCAAGGCATTCCACCAGTTCCAGGAGTGCCTGTTCGCCTTCGCCGAGACAGACAAAGTCGATTTCAGGGATAGAAATCAGATATTCCGGCGCAGTGCTGGCATGGATGCCGCCGAAGACTATCGGTACATCCGGCAGTTTCCTTTTATAAGCCCTGGCCAGTCCATGCATCCAGGAGAAACAGGCAGTGACGCAGGAAAACGCGATCAGATCAGGTTTGATATTTTCAAGCTCAACCAGGCTCCGGTCGCGGTTGAAGCAATGTGCTGCCAGAGGGAAATGCAGCAGAGCGTCTCTGAACAGCAGGGGAGAATAGGCCAGAAAGACCTGGTGGCCGTTTTTCTTCAATACAGCCGAGAGATATTCTATCCCCAGGCTTTCATAAGCTCCATGCACGAAAAGAATCCGCATAATTCACACCTTGAAGCGCAAAAAATCAGGCCAGATTCTGGAAACAAGCTCCCAGATATCAAGAGGCAGTCTGGAAAACATGGTCCAGGTTCTGGGAATTTTCCTGAGCACCCTCCAGATCCGGACCGGGTTAGTGTAGAACAGGAAATAGGCGGCAGATCTGAATCCTGAGAGCCAGGTTGCGCTGAGCCTGCTCCTGTTGAACCTGCCGCTTTCCGTAAAAAAATGGAACTGGGATGAAGGAATTCCGGAAAAGTCAAGGTCAGAAAAAAAATCGGCAGAGATTTTTGTTCCAGGATAAGGGATGAAGCGGAAAAAGGAGACAGTCTCGATTTTCAGCCTGTTGGCGAAGACCGCATTTTTCCATAAGCTTTTTCCTGTTTCACCTGGAAACCCATAGATAAAATAAGCTGAGGTGAAGAGCCCGTGCCTGTCGAGCAGAGAGATGTTCTGCCTGGCTTTCCCCAGGTCCAGCTTTTTGTCCATCAGTCTGACTATTTCAGGAGTGATGCTTTCTATGGCTATAGTGACGCTGTAGCAGCCGGCTTTTTTTAAAAGAACGATCAGTTCCTCGTCCAGCAGGTCAGCTTTGACTGCATTGGGGAAAGCTATGCCTATCCTGAATTTCGAGTCAATGATCAGCCTGCAGATCTTTTTGGCCCTCTCCAGGTCCAGATTGAAACAGTCGTCTATGAAATGGATCTCCCTGACCCCGAATCGTCTGACCAGCTGCTCGATCTCGTCCCTGACCGATTCAGGAGACCTGGGCCTGAACTGCTTACCCATAGTCTTGTGGCAGTAAGTGCAGGAAAAGGGGCAGCCGCGGGAGGTGCTGACAGTGGCGTAAGGAGACTGCCTGAGTATGCTGTTCATGCCAGGGATTTTCGAATATTCCCTGAAGTCGATCAGATCCCATTTCGGGAAATGGACCGCGTCCAGATCCTCCAGCAGCTTTACAGGCTGAGTGTAATGAAGGTCCGGCCCGGCCTTATAACCGATCCCGTCGCAGAAATTTTTCCCTGTCTCCAGATTCTGCAGCAGATTTATCACCCGCTGCTCTCCTTCTCCGCAGACTATGTAATCCACTGCGCCTGAACCGAGAATTTCCAGGGGAGAGCAGGAAGCCAGGGGGCCGCCGCAGACTGTCATTGCACCTGGCAGGAGTTCCCGCACTGCAGCTGCAGCCTGATAGAACTGATCCCGCTCCAGATAGGTGCCTGAAAACATTACGCAGTCAGGCCTGAACTCTGCCAGTTTTTTTCCGAATTGCCCCATGGATTCTCCAGGAAGCGAGAAATCAAAGAAATCCATCCGGATCTCAGGATAAGCCGCACAGATCGCAGCAGGCACATAGAGAAACCCTGTGGGCGGGGTTGTGATCGGGAAATCCGGCTTTTCGAACAGCCTGGTGAATAGGATTTTTCGGATGTGCATTGCGACATTATATGTTCAAAGGGAGCTGGAAATCAAAAAGCGGAGAAAACCAGTTTTATCAAATCACCCAGTTCAGTAGGCAGATGCTTGAGCAGATATTTTTTCGGGTATTTACGCATGATTCTGAGGAGTCTGCGGGGATTGGAATAGAAACTGAGATAATTGCTTCGGACAGACCCGTCAATTTCCTGTTCTGACATGCAGGTTTTATTAAAACCCGGGTTCTTGACTGTATAAACAAAATTGCGGGAAGAGATTTTCCTCAGATCCAGGTCCTGATAAAATTCGCTTTTGATCCTGGTGTTTGGAAATGGGATATAGCGGAACTGGATCAGGGACTCAATCTCCAGGCAGTCTGCAAATTCCCCATTGAGCCTGCGTTCCTCCAGAGTTTCTTCCGGGAATCCATACATGAAGTAAGCTGTGGTGTAGATCCCGTATTTATTCAACAGCCGGACATTTTTCCGCAGTCTGGACAAATCCAGCTTCTTATCCATCATTTTCACAATCCTGGGCGAGATATTTTCCACTGCCACAGTAACGCTCCAGCAGCCTGCTTTTTTCAGCAGAAAGATCAGTTCCTCATCCAGGTAGTCTCCTTTGAGGGCATTGGGAAAGGCAATCCCGATCCTGAATTTTGACTCAATGATCAGCCTGCAGATTTTTTTGGCACGCTCCAGGTCGAGATTGAAGCAGTCATCTATGAAGTGAATTTCCCTGATCCCGAATCCTGTCACAAGCCTGTCGATCTCGTCTCTGACTGATTCAGGAGACCTGGCCCGGAACTGCCTGCCCATGGTGTGATGGCAGTAACTGCATGAGAAAGGGCAGCCGCGGGAGGTGGAGACAGTGCAATAGGGCCAGAATTTTGTAGTCCCGTTCATGGTAGGGGCTCCGGAATAGGCCTTGAAATCAAGCAGATCCCATTTGGGGAAAGGGATGGTCTCGATATCTGGAATCATGGAGACTGGCGGGTTGTAGTGGATCGTCCGATCTTTCTGATATCCTATTCCATCCAGATCAATGTTTCCGGATAGATTTGCCAGCAGTTTGAGGATGCGTTCTTCCCCTTCTCCCCCTACTGCGAAATCCAGATGCTGATTCATCAGGACTTCTTCGGGCGCAGTGGTCACAAGCACTCCTCCACAGATGCAGAGTACATCCTTCAGGATTTTTCTGGCTGTTCCGGAAGCCCAGCGGAGCTGGTCACGTTCCATGTATGTACCAGAGAACATCACGCAGTCAGGCCTGATGGAGTCAAGCATACTGCGATAAGCAGAGGGCGTGGCTGAGGGGAGCGAGAAATCGAAGAAGCTCATTTCCACCTGCGGATATTTCTCTGAAATCACTGCTGGAATGTAAAGAAAGCCTGTAGGAGGAGTGGTGAAATTGAAATCATATTTCTGATAAAGCCGGACAAAGAGGATTTTTTTCAGATTCATCCAGCATATTTTACTATATTTATTTCCATCTTCAAGCTGAAAATCCGGTAATCGGTAATCAAAGCTAAAAAAATAATTGACAACAAAGACTCTGATTCTATAAATTGAAGGACACGTGGGCTAATAGCTCAGTTGGTCAGAGCGCTGCCCTGATAAGGCAGAGGTCGGTGGTTCGAATCCACCTTGGCCCACCATCACTTTCTAAGCGATTGTTACAAAGCTGTTCAAAAAGCCTGGATGCGAGGCCCACGAAACTGAAGGAGGGAGACGTACTCAACGTACGTTGACCGACTGAAGTTGAGTGGAACGAAGCAGCAAGGCTTTTTCAACAGCTTTAGGTGGGGGTGTAGCTCAATTGGGAGAGCACCTGCCTTGCACGCAGGAGGTTAGCGGTTCGAGCCCGCTCACCTCCACCATGAAAACACAAGGCTTCCAGCTCAGGAGGCCTTTTTTAGTTGCTGTATCTCCGGGAAATCAATTTTTCAGCATTGTTTCGATGAATTTTGTCAAAGGAACCACATGAGTACCATTTTTCAATGGATATGACTCTTCTACAGGCGCGACCACATAAGCTTCCTTGATTTCCAGTTGTTCGAGAGCATCCCAGAAACCCTTTGTAACCTGAGGAGCGCTGTGTGCCTTGAATTCTACCGCTACTTTACTCTTTCCGCGCTGCAAAATCAGATCAATTTCCGCGCCATTACTGGTCCGGTAAAACGAGGATTCCCATTCCGGCAGCTCTGACAGAATATTCTCCAGGGCAAAGCCTTCCCAGGAAGAGCCGTAAACAGGATGTCCGAGCAGGTCATTTTGTGTGCTGATGCCGAGCAGGCTGTGCAGCAGGCCTGAGTCCCTGACATACAGCTTCGGAGATTTCACCAGCCTCTTTTTAAGATTAGTGGAATAAGGCTTCAGAAGCCTGAGCATGAAAGTGCGTTCCAGGAGTTCGGTATAATTTTTGATGGTGTGGTAACATACACCCAGAGACTCGCCGAGCTTCGAAAGGTTTAGCAGCTGGCCATGCACATGGCCGCAGAACTTCCAGAATCGCTCCAGCACTGATGGGGAGTATTTAAAACCCAGCAGAGGTATCTCCCGCTCCAGGAAAGTACGGATAAAATCTTCACGCCAGTTACAGCTGATTTCAATGTCTTTGGCCAGATAGCTCCTGGGATAGCCGCCTTTGAGCCAGAGTCCCCTCACCGCCTCTGTGCCGGTTTGAAGTTCGCTCAACAGGAAAGGTGTAAGTTCTGCATAGCTGATCCTGCCTGCCAGAGTTTCAGAACTTTGCCTGATCAAATCTCTGGATGCTGATCCAAGAATCAGGAATTGACCATTGGTTCCGCTTGCATCGATCATGCTCCGCAGAACCGGGAATAATTCTGGTTTTCTCTGAATTTCATCCAGGCAGCAGAACCTTCCTCGATTTAGCGAAAAAAATGCTTCCGGATCATTAAGCTTGGCAAGATCCGATGGTCTTTCCAGATCCAGGTAAACTGTATGTGGAAACTCCTGTGCAAGGCGATGAGCCAGAGTTGATTTTCCACACTGCCTTGGGCCAAGAATGGCTGCTGCCGGAAAATTCGCAAGCCTGGTTCTGATTTTTTCAGCTAAATGTCTATCAATATAACCATGCATAATAGAAGTATAAACTCTAATTTGCATGGTTGCAACCGTTTTTTGCACTAAATGGGAACATTATTGAAAATAGACGATCATTAGTTCCGATGGACTCCAGCCTTCACACATTAACACTTTAACAGTTGATTTGAGCAGCAACTTGATTAGTGGTAGATTACCAGCATGGATCAGGAAACCCTTTCTTATTATTCTGAAAATGCCAGGGAAGTATTTGAACGCTATAATTCTGTCATTGGCGGTATCTCGAATTATTTCAACAGAGCATTTCCTGATAAGTGCAGAATCCTGGATATAGGCTGCGGCTCAGGCCGTGACCTGCTCGCTCTTCTCAAACTCGGGCATGATGCCTATGGAATTGAACCCTGCCGGGAACTTCGCGAACTGACCTGCACAAAATTTCCGGAATTGAAAGGCAGAATTGTTGAAGGCAGCCTGCCTGACCCGGGTTTAGCCTTTGAAGGAAATTTCGATGCCCTGGTCTGCTCTGCAGTGCTGATGCATCTTCCAAAAGAACACTTATTCGATACCGTCTTTTCGCTCAGAAAGCTTCTCAAGCCTGGCGGAAAAGCCCTGATCTCGATCCCATTCTCAAGGGATGGGATTTCAGAAGCCAACAGGGACGACAAAGGCCGCCTCTTCTCTGATCTCAATTCCGATTATCTGGAGCTCCTTTTTGAACGCACAGGATTTAAACTGAACGAAAAATGGATCAATGAAGACAGTTTGAAAAGACCGGGGTTCTCATGGGTGACAATGCTGTTTGCGCTTTTGGAGAATGAGTCCGGCAGGCCGATCGACAGGATTGAAAGCGTGCTCAATAGAGATAAAAAGGACGCCACGTACAAGCTGGCACTGACCTGACTGTGCCAGATTGGGAAAACCGGCTCTTTTCATCACTCTGTGAAGCGATAAAAGTCACGGCATTGCAGCGTGGGTGCGAACGATGGGAGCCATAGGGAAGATTATCTTCTAATTGAGACCTTTTTGAAAGCCTGATAGAAATCACTCCCAAATTCTAGAGCAAGCACAGAACCGATTTCTCAAGATACTACGGTAATGACTACGGATAAAACTACGGAAAAGACTACGAATAAAAATATATCTTCATCCGAAAAGGTTATGCTTGAGCTAATAGCATCGAATCCGTCGATTACCCAAAAAGAAATAGCGGTTCGGATAAATCTTACAGAAGTGAAGCCATCTCAACGGATAATATGTTAAATTGCTCTCACACCTGATTTTGTGGCATCATTTCCAGCAATTTTTCTATTTTCTTTTCTGCCTCATCAAGTTGTTTTTTATTGATCTTTTTTTTGATCCTGGTTTTTGCACGTGCAATGACTCCCTGGTCAGTACCGTCAAGTAAGTCATAGCTAAATTCCACTGCCAAGGAAAAATATATATAGGCATTTTCCAAGTTTTCCGAAAAGCCATCTTGATCCTTTGAACTCAAAAGTCCCAGATTGTAGTAGCCCCAGGGATTATTCTTATCAGCAGCTTTGCGGAACCATTTAACTGCTTCATCGAGATTTTTGGGGACTCCATATCCATATTGATAAAGGATTCCAAGATTGTTCATTGCGAACGGTTCGTCCAACTCAGCAGCTTTTTTATAATACGAAAATGCCTGGGCGTAATCCCTTTTAACATCTTTGCCGTCATGATACACAATGCCTAATTGATTTAATGATTCCCTATGGCCTTGTTGGGCTGCTTGATTAGTCCATTTTAAAAATTGTTCAACATCTTTTTTTCCACCTTCACCAGATAAATACATTTGGCCAAGCTGATACTGTGCTTCGCTGTCCCCTTTTGCTGCCGCAAGCAAGAACGATTCTTTTGCCTTATGAAGGTTCCTTGCAGTGCCTGTTCCGTCGTAGTAGCAGAGTCCCAATTTGCGTAATGCTTCAGCCGTATCTTTCTCTGCGGCTTTTCGCAAGGATTGGACACCTTTTTTTTGATCAGCAGGATCGTCACTATCTAAATACTTATTGGCTATTTCCAGCATTGCATGCACATCGCCGGTATCTGCTGCATTAACCAGTAAACTGTCGATCGGGGTTTGTTGGCTTTGCTCAGCAGCACATTCAGATATTTCTAGGCTAGAGTCCGTTTTTTCCGGGTTAACTATCAATCTGGAAATTGAGGTGCAACCGGATAATTCGGAATTTCTCACCGCAGTAGTTAATTCATTATCATGCGGTAGTAATCGTGTCGGGTCATTACCTGGGTAAAGTTGAACCACTAATACTTCAACTTTCTTTCCGTTGGTTCCGCACTGCTTTCTCACACCAGCAACGGCCTGACAATTATAATAGAAATTCACAATGCGTCTCACATAGGTCTGATAGTCGTCAAAATTAGTGGGTTGAAAAATCTGAAAGTCTTTTTCATTTTTCAGAATGATATCATGGAGTCTAAAGTCGATTATATCGATTTTTTTAATGGCGTTGCATTCCCTGCAAAGGGTCTGTGAATTTTCAAACGATGTATCGCCACTTATGCGGAAGGGTCTTATGTGGTCGACCTGCAATCTACATTGTCTACTCTTTTCAGCTCCACAACACAGACATTTGTAACCATCTCTCATAAGCACTTTTTCTTTATCTTGTTCAGTCAATTCTCTAACTCGATTGGCATCCACTGGAGTTAAAACCTGCTTCTCCAGCTTGGCTGCTATAGGTTTATTGGATTCTTTCAGGTATAACAGACGATTAACTGCTCTGTCGTAAGCTGATTTGAAGTAATCGAAGCTCTTGTAAAAAGATTTCCAAAGTGATTCAGGGCTATTATAAATGATTTCCAGTGCTTGTTTTTGTTCAAGGGCGTTTCCAGTTAAGTATAGCCGCTCAGCGACTTTATCCAGGTCGAGCTTATCTCGCTCAGATAAGGGAGTGAATTCTGGTGCTTCCTTGCTCCTCGCCATGTGTCGGACGATTCGGATCAAATTGGTTTCCAGAGAGTTTCCAATATCATCATTCTGCAGGTCAAAATAAGGGCTAGAAAGCGGTTTAATGTTTTCTTTGATCCATTCCTGAGACAAATCATCTTTTTCCCATGCATTTGGAATCTTACCTTGGAGTCCCTGAATAAATTGCTTGAATTTACTTTCTTGATGGTTGTAAACCATAGCAAATTCTGTATACCAGTCTGGTCCACCTATGCCATTGTCCGAAAAATATCTTGTTGTGTACCAACCAACAGGGACAATGTCTGTGAATGGTTCTGCCTGATAAGATGTTCCGGAATGGATTTGTTGGATCAATGCTTCGACTAAGTTAATGGAAATCATTTCCATAGGATACCTGCCCACTACCTTCTCGGTCTCTTCTGTTCCACCTTCAGGTGAGAAAGAGGCCCAATTTATAAACTTATTCCATGTGTCGGTAAAGAAAACGATATTAGCTTCATTTTTATCCGGGCCACCACCTGACTTGGGACCCCTGAGAGCCCTTCCGATCATCTGGGTCAACAGAATTCTGCTGGTTGTTTCTCTGGTTATGAAAACTGTCTTAATGGTAGGAACATCAGTGCCTTCTGTCAGCATTCGTATATTTATTAAGACTTCCAGTCCATCCCCTTTAAACTTTTCAATGGTTTCTTTGATTTCATTGGAGGTCATGTGATTTCGCGCATCAGCAGAATCAGGCCCGCCACCGGAATAGGAAAACACAGCACCGGCATTAACATCGGCTTTCTTTAACTTATCCTTCAAATACAAAGCTTGTTTCCAGTGGTCAGCAAAGATAAGGGTTTTCTTATACTCTTTCCGGTTTTTTAAATATTCCTGAACGATAAAATCATTTCTGGGCGAATTCGTTGCCAACTCTTTAATTATATCTTCAGGTAAGTCTTTATGTTCCCTAACCAGCCGGTTAAAAGTCTTTTCGTCCAAGTCCTTTTTAAAATCGGTCTTCTTTTGAATTAGTTTTTCTATTGCCAGAATACCTAGTGCCTGGAGCGCAGTTTTCTCCTCCTTGTGAATAATCCAGTCTTCGAACAATACCTTGAACCAGCCCTTTCGTGACTCATCAGTATAATCTGGAGTGGCAGTTAAACCGAGGAAATAAGCAGACGGCTGCATTTCACGGATCTGTAGCAATAGAGTTCGGCAGCCATATGCAGGCGCGTGATGAGCTTCATCCAAAACTACAATAAGCCTCTGATCCTGGTTACATTTTAAAAATTTGGTGAACTCAGAGTCTATAACTTCGTTTGATTGATCTTTTGTTTCGTGAAATAAATTTTCATAGGCCGTAAGAGTGGTGATGATCAGAACATCATCTTCGATGCTGATGTCGCGTGCTCTGCAATGTGATGGGTTGCTTGAAACCACACGGATGTTCAGTATGTCCCTTTTTGGAATCGGTTGGCGGTTTTCTTTGAAAGTGGCATAGACTTGATCCAACAAATGAAAAGTGTGCGCAAGCCAAAGCACTTTGACACCTTTTCCCAAAGCAAAATCATAAAGCCAGCGCACCGTGGTCAAAGTTTTCCCACCACCAGTAGGTAACACGAGCAGACCACCTTTACCGATCTGGTCTGAGAAGGTGAATGTCTTGTTCAACTTTTCGATGGATATTCTCTG
This Candidatus Wallbacteria bacterium DNA region includes the following protein-coding sequences:
- a CDS encoding DedA family protein — encoded protein: MFDSLQHQLLDLVRSMGDLGVFIAMFLESCIVPIPSEAIIIGAGMAGIPLKSITIYGSLGSTLGGIVGYYIGLLGAKPVILRFGKYIFITPHHLEQAEAFARKYGIQSVLIGRLVPVVPFKVFSIAAGITRLPLLPFAICTLIAVIPRIVLLSFYGNKLVEYTNETLLVTAGLLAVFGIYRLIRHLQKKKASSLQ
- a CDS encoding radical SAM protein, whose amino-acid sequence is MRILFVHGAYESLGIEYLSAVLKKNGHQVFLAYSPLLFRDALLHFPLAAHCFNRDRSLVELENIKPDLIAFSCVTACFSWMHGLARAYKRKLPDVPIVFGGIHASTAPEYLISIPEIDFVCLGEGEQALLELVECLAEKQDPSRISNIWGKNFRNQPRPLIRDLDSLPFPDHELFYEKAPYFKDVYPIITSRGCPYSCTYCNNNSLKRIYPAEPGMLRRRSIANVMEELVRAQKKWNYKALVIEDEIFTGDTERVREFCTAYRKKIRLPFICVTHPKTTRPEELEMLRSAGCVQIEIGVQTLNRKVRRQYLRRFETNSEIVQALKALHESGIPYNIDHILGLPGDDFQSQLLALKIYNVFRPHRLLPFFITYYPGTEISGIAEKMGMLEPGLKAKILAGESESFEQHGSIEDRNQRKRLDSLRIVFGWLPLLPRKIVRLILKSSLIGMLPDSHLIGKVLPSLLFTLFSKEPRGKLILKKYLYHLIRLGK
- a CDS encoding radical SAM protein, yielding MHIRKILFTRLFEKPDFPITTPPTGFLYVPAAICAAYPEIRMDFFDFSLPGESMGQFGKKLAEFRPDCVMFSGTYLERDQFYQAAAAVRELLPGAMTVCGGPLASCSPLEILGSGAVDYIVCGEGEQRVINLLQNLETGKNFCDGIGYKAGPDLHYTQPVKLLEDLDAVHFPKWDLIDFREYSKIPGMNSILRQSPYATVSTSRGCPFSCTYCHKTMGKQFRPRSPESVRDEIEQLVRRFGVREIHFIDDCFNLDLERAKKICRLIIDSKFRIGIAFPNAVKADLLDEELIVLLKKAGCYSVTIAIESITPEIVRLMDKKLDLGKARQNISLLDRHGLFTSAYFIYGFPGETGKSLWKNAVFANRLKIETVSFFRFIPYPGTKISADFFSDLDFSGIPSSQFHFFTESGRFNRSRLSATWLSGFRSAAYFLFYTNPVRIWRVLRKIPRTWTMFSRLPLDIWELVSRIWPDFLRFKV
- a CDS encoding radical SAM protein, translating into MNLKKILFVRLYQKYDFNFTTPPTGFLYIPAVISEKYPQVEMSFFDFSLPSATPSAYRSMLDSIRPDCVMFSGTYMERDQLRWASGTARKILKDVLCICGGVLVTTAPEEVLMNQHLDFAVGGEGEERILKLLANLSGNIDLDGIGYQKDRTIHYNPPVSMIPDIETIPFPKWDLLDFKAYSGAPTMNGTTKFWPYCTVSTSRGCPFSCSYCHHTMGRQFRARSPESVRDEIDRLVTGFGIREIHFIDDCFNLDLERAKKICRLIIESKFRIGIAFPNALKGDYLDEELIFLLKKAGCWSVTVAVENISPRIVKMMDKKLDLSRLRKNVRLLNKYGIYTTAYFMYGFPEETLEERRLNGEFADCLEIESLIQFRYIPFPNTRIKSEFYQDLDLRKISSRNFVYTVKNPGFNKTCMSEQEIDGSVRSNYLSFYSNPRRLLRIMRKYPKKYLLKHLPTELGDLIKLVFSAF
- a CDS encoding ATP-binding protein, with product MHGYIDRHLAEKIRTRLANFPAAAILGPRQCGKSTLAHRLAQEFPHTVYLDLERPSDLAKLNDPEAFFSLNRGRFCCLDEIQRKPELFPVLRSMIDASGTNGQFLILGSASRDLIRQSSETLAGRISYAELTPFLLSELQTGTEAVRGLWLKGGYPRSYLAKDIEISCNWREDFIRTFLEREIPLLGFKYSPSVLERFWKFCGHVHGQLLNLSKLGESLGVCYHTIKNYTELLERTFMLRLLKPYSTNLKKRLVKSPKLYVRDSGLLHSLLGISTQNDLLGHPVYGSSWEGFALENILSELPEWESSFYRTSNGAEIDLILQRGKSKVAVEFKAHSAPQVTKGFWDALEQLEIKEAYVVAPVEESYPLKNGTHVVPLTKFIETMLKN
- a CDS encoding class I SAM-dependent methyltransferase, whose product is MDQETLSYYSENAREVFERYNSVIGGISNYFNRAFPDKCRILDIGCGSGRDLLALLKLGHDAYGIEPCRELRELTCTKFPELKGRIVEGSLPDPGLAFEGNFDALVCSAVLMHLPKEHLFDTVFSLRKLLKPGGKALISIPFSRDGISEANRDDKGRLFSDLNSDYLELLFERTGFKLNEKWINEDSLKRPGFSWVTMLFALLENESGRPIDRIESVLNRDKKDATYKLALT
- a CDS encoding DEAD/DEAH box helicase family protein; this translates as MSHESWKLNEFSDKPLPETVRPLQGHQRISIEKLNKTFTFSDQIGKGGLLVLPTGGGKTLTTVRWLYDFALGKGVKVLWLAHTFHLLDQVYATFKENRQPIPKRDILNIRVVSSNPSHCRARDISIEDDVLIITTLTAYENLFHETKDQSNEVIDSEFTKFLKCNQDQRLIVVLDEAHHAPAYGCRTLLLQIREMQPSAYFLGLTATPDYTDESRKGWFKVLFEDWIIHKEEKTALQALGILAIEKLIQKKTDFKKDLDEKTFNRLVREHKDLPEDIIKELATNSPRNDFIVQEYLKNRKEYKKTLIFADHWKQALYLKDKLKKADVNAGAVFSYSGGGPDSADARNHMTSNEIKETIEKFKGDGLEVLINIRMLTEGTDVPTIKTVFITRETTSRILLTQMIGRALRGPKSGGGPDKNEANIVFFTDTWNKFINWASFSPEGGTEETEKVVGRYPMEMISINLVEALIQQIHSGTSYQAEPFTDIVPVGWYTTRYFSDNGIGGPDWYTEFAMVYNHQESKFKQFIQGLQGKIPNAWEKDDLSQEWIKENIKPLSSPYFDLQNDDIGNSLETNLIRIVRHMARSKEAPEFTPLSERDKLDLDKVAERLYLTGNALEQKQALEIIYNSPESLWKSFYKSFDYFKSAYDRAVNRLLYLKESNKPIAAKLEKQVLTPVDANRVRELTEQDKEKVLMRDGYKCLCCGAEKSRQCRLQVDHIRPFRISGDTSFENSQTLCRECNAIKKIDIIDFRLHDIILKNEKDFQIFQPTNFDDYQTYVRRIVNFYYNCQAVAGVRKQCGTNGKKVEVLVVQLYPGNDPTRLLPHDNELTTAVRNSELSGCTSISRLIVNPEKTDSSLEISECAAEQSQQTPIDSLLVNAADTGDVHAMLEIANKYLDSDDPADQKKGVQSLRKAAEKDTAEALRKLGLCYYDGTGTARNLHKAKESFLLAAAKGDSEAQYQLGQMYLSGEGGKKDVEQFLKWTNQAAQQGHRESLNQLGIVYHDGKDVKRDYAQAFSYYKKAAELDEPFAMNNLGILYQYGYGVPKNLDEAVKWFRKAADKNNPWGYYNLGLLSSKDQDGFSENLENAYIYFSLAVEFSYDLLDGTDQGVIARAKTRIKKKINKKQLDEAEKKIEKLLEMMPQNQV